Proteins encoded by one window of Papio anubis isolate 15944 chromosome 7, Panubis1.0, whole genome shotgun sequence:
- the PRC1 gene encoding protein regulator of cytokinesis 1 isoform X3 yields the protein MRRSEVLAEESIVCLQKALNHLREIWELIGIPEDQRLQRTEVVKKHIKELLDMMIAEEESLKERLIKSISVCQKELSTLCSELRVEPFQEEGETTILQLEKDLRTQVELMRKQKKERKQELKLLQEQDQELCEILCMPRYDIDSASVPSLEELNQFRQHVTTLRETKASRREEFVSIKRQIILCMEELDHTPDTSFERDVACEDEDAFCLSLENIATLQKLLRQLEMRKSQNEAVCEGLRAQIRELWDRLQIPEEEREAVATIMSGSKAKVRKALQLEVDRLEELKMQNMKKVIEAIRVELVQYWDQCFYSQEQRQAFAPFYAEDYTENLLQLHDAEIVQLKNYYEVHKELFEGVQKWEETWRLFLEFERKASDPNRFTNRGGNLLKEEKQRAKLQKMLPKLEEELKARIELWEQEHSKAFMVNGQKFMEYVAEQWEMHRLEKERAKQERQLKNKKQTETEMLYGSAPRTPSKRRGLAPNTPGKARKLNTTTMSNATANSSIRPIFGGTIYHSPVSRLPPSGSKPVAASTCSGKKTPRTGRHGANKENLELNGSILSGGYPGSAPLQRNFSINSVASTYSEFAKDPSLSDSSTVGLQDSLPPDENVCVSEVEMACPTAKEVTGRLGTALLNCVQFCYTVQCPLLGVCMYEHTCLLECFPQRLSLAPISPFLCLLCLSSSTPAVASCIGSLFVPMGWAVFVVEIWNFAHVTTGELFLL from the exons ATGAGGAGAAG TGAGGTGCTGGCGGAGGAGTCCATAGTATGTCTGCAGAAAGCCCTAAATCACCTTCGAGAAATATGGGAGCTAATTGGGATTCCAGAGGACCAGCGGTTACAAAGAACTGAGGTGGTAAAGAAGCATATCAAG GAACTCCTGGATATGATGATTGCTGAAGAGGAAAGCCTGAAGGAAAGACTCATCAAAAGCATATCCGTCTGTCAAAAAGAGCTGAGCACGCTGTGCAGCGAGTTACGTGTTGAGCCATTTCAG GAAGAAGGAGAGACAACCATCTTGCAACTAGAAAAAGATTTGCGCACCCAGGTGGAATTGATGcgaaaacagaaaaaggagagaaaacaggaacTGAAGCTACTTCAAGAGCAAGATCAAGAACTGTGTGAAATTCTTTGTATGCCCCGCTACGATATTGACAGTGCCTCAGTGCCCAGCTTAGAGGAGCTGAACCAGTTCAGGCAACATGTGACAACTTTGAGGGAAACAAAG GCTTCTAGGCGTGAGGAGTTTGTCAGTATAAAGAGACAGATCATACTGTGTATGGAAGAATTAGACCACACCCCAGACACAAGCTTTGAAAGAGATGTGGCGTGTGAAGACGAAGATGCCTTTTGTTTGTCTTTGGAGAATATTGCAACACTACAAAAGTTGCTACGGCAG CTGGAAATGCGGAAATCACAAAATGAAGCAGTGTGTGAGGGGCTGCGTGCTCAAATCCGAGAGCTCTGGGACAGGTTGCAAATAcctgaagaagaaagagaagctgTGGCCACCATTATGTCTGGGTCAAAGGCCAAGGTCCGGAAAGCG ctgCAATTAGAAGTGGATCGGTTGGAAgaactgaaaatgcaaaacatgAAGAAAGTGATTGAGGCAATTCGAGTGGAGCTGGTTCAGTACTGGGACCAGTGCTTTTATAGCCAGGAGCAGAGACAAGCTTTTGCCCCTTTCTATGCTG AGGACTACACAGAAAATCTGCTCCAGCTCCACGATGCTGAGATTGTGCAGTTAAAAAACTACTATGAAGTTCACAAGGAACTCTTCGAAGGTGTCCAGAAGTGGGAAGAAACCTGGAGGCTTTTCTTAGAGTTTGAG AGGAAAGCTTCAGATCCGAATCGATTTACAAACCGAGGAGGAAAtcttctaaaagaagaaaaacaacgaGCCAAGCTCCAGAAAATGCTTCCTAAG CTGGAAGAAGAGTTGAAGGCACGAATTGAACTGTGGGAACAGGAACATTCAAAGGCATTTATGGTGAATGGGCAGAAATTCATGGAGTATGTGGCAGAACAATGGGAGATGCATCGATTGGAGAAAGAGAGAGCCAAGCAGGAAAGA CAACTcaagaacaaaaaacagacagagacagagatgctCTATGGCAGCGCTCCTCGAACACCGAGCAAGCGGCGAGGACTGGCTCCCAACACACCGGGCAAAGCACGTAAG CTGAACACTACCACCATGTCCAATGCTACGGCCAATAGTAGCATTCGGCCTATCTTTGGAGGGACAATCTACCACTCTCCTGTGTCTCGACTTCCTCCTTCTGGCAGCAAG CCAGTTGCTGCTTCCACCTGTTCAGGGAAGAAAACACCCCGTACTGGCAGGCATGGAGCCAACAAGGAGAACCTGGAGCTCAACGGCAGCATCCTGAGTGGTGGGTACCCTGGCTCGGCCCCCCTCCAGCGCAACTTCAGCATTAATTCTGTTGCCAGCACCTATTCTGAGTTTGCG AAGGATCCGTCCCTCTCTGACAGTTCCACTGTTGGGCTTCAG GACAGCCTTCCTCCTGATGAGAATGTCTGTGTGTCTGAAGTTGAGATGGCCTGCCCTACTGCCAAAGAGGTGACAGGAAGGCTGGGAACTGCTTTGTTAAATTGTGTTCAGTTCTGTTACACAGTGCAGTGCCCTTTGTTGGGGGTATGCATGTATGAACACACATGCTTGTTGGAATGCTTTCCTCAGCGTTTGTCCCTGGCTCCCATCTCCCCATTCCTGTGCCTACTTTGCCTGAGTTCTTCTACCCCTGCAGTTGCCAGCTGCATTGGGAGTCTGTTTGTTCCAATGGGTTGGGCTGTCTTTGTCGTGGAGATCTGGAACTTTGCACATGTCACTACTGGGGAGTTGTTCCTGCTCTAG
- the PRC1 gene encoding protein regulator of cytokinesis 1 isoform X5, with translation MRRSEVLAEESIVCLQKALNHLREIWELIGIPEDQRLQRTEVVKKHIKELLDMMIAEEESLKERLIKSISVCQKELSTLCSELRVEPFQEFTWNLVTVVHCLIQEEGETTILQLEKDLRTQVELMRKQKKERKQELKLLQEQDQELCEILCMPRYDIDSASVPSLEELNQFRQHVTTLRETKASRREEFVSIKRQIILCMEELDHTPDTSFERDVACEDEDAFCLSLENIATLQKLLRQLEMRKSQNEAVCEGLRAQIRELWDRLQIPEEEREAVATIMSGSKAKVRKALQLEVDRLEELKMQNMKKVIEAIRVELVQYWDQCFYSQEQRQAFAPFYAEDYTENLLQLHDAEIVQLKNYYEVHKELFEGVQKWEETWRLFLEFERKASDPNRFTNRGGNLLKEEKQRAKLQKMLPKLEEELKARIELWEQEHSKAFMVNGQKFMEYVAEQWEMHRLEKERAKQERQLKNKKQTETEMLYGSAPRTPSKRRGLAPNTPGKARKLNTTTMSNATANSSIRPIFGGTIYHSPVSRLPPSGSKPVAASTCSGKKTPRTGRHGANKENLELNGSILSGGYPGSAPLQRNFSINSVASTYSEFAKDPSLSDSSTVGLQRELSKASKSDATSGILNSTNIQS, from the exons ATGAGGAGAAG TGAGGTGCTGGCGGAGGAGTCCATAGTATGTCTGCAGAAAGCCCTAAATCACCTTCGAGAAATATGGGAGCTAATTGGGATTCCAGAGGACCAGCGGTTACAAAGAACTGAGGTGGTAAAGAAGCATATCAAG GAACTCCTGGATATGATGATTGCTGAAGAGGAAAGCCTGAAGGAAAGACTCATCAAAAGCATATCCGTCTGTCAAAAAGAGCTGAGCACGCTGTGCAGCGAGTTACGTGTTGAGCCATTTCAG GAATTCACTTGGAATCTTGTAACAGTGGTACATTGTCTTATTCAGGAAGAAGGAGAGACAACCATCTTGCAACTAGAAAAAGATTTGCGCACCCAGGTGGAATTGATGcgaaaacagaaaaaggagagaaaacaggaacTGAAGCTACTTCAAGAGCAAGATCAAGAACTGTGTGAAATTCTTTGTATGCCCCGCTACGATATTGACAGTGCCTCAGTGCCCAGCTTAGAGGAGCTGAACCAGTTCAGGCAACATGTGACAACTTTGAGGGAAACAAAG GCTTCTAGGCGTGAGGAGTTTGTCAGTATAAAGAGACAGATCATACTGTGTATGGAAGAATTAGACCACACCCCAGACACAAGCTTTGAAAGAGATGTGGCGTGTGAAGACGAAGATGCCTTTTGTTTGTCTTTGGAGAATATTGCAACACTACAAAAGTTGCTACGGCAG CTGGAAATGCGGAAATCACAAAATGAAGCAGTGTGTGAGGGGCTGCGTGCTCAAATCCGAGAGCTCTGGGACAGGTTGCAAATAcctgaagaagaaagagaagctgTGGCCACCATTATGTCTGGGTCAAAGGCCAAGGTCCGGAAAGCG ctgCAATTAGAAGTGGATCGGTTGGAAgaactgaaaatgcaaaacatgAAGAAAGTGATTGAGGCAATTCGAGTGGAGCTGGTTCAGTACTGGGACCAGTGCTTTTATAGCCAGGAGCAGAGACAAGCTTTTGCCCCTTTCTATGCTG AGGACTACACAGAAAATCTGCTCCAGCTCCACGATGCTGAGATTGTGCAGTTAAAAAACTACTATGAAGTTCACAAGGAACTCTTCGAAGGTGTCCAGAAGTGGGAAGAAACCTGGAGGCTTTTCTTAGAGTTTGAG AGGAAAGCTTCAGATCCGAATCGATTTACAAACCGAGGAGGAAAtcttctaaaagaagaaaaacaacgaGCCAAGCTCCAGAAAATGCTTCCTAAG CTGGAAGAAGAGTTGAAGGCACGAATTGAACTGTGGGAACAGGAACATTCAAAGGCATTTATGGTGAATGGGCAGAAATTCATGGAGTATGTGGCAGAACAATGGGAGATGCATCGATTGGAGAAAGAGAGAGCCAAGCAGGAAAGA CAACTcaagaacaaaaaacagacagagacagagatgctCTATGGCAGCGCTCCTCGAACACCGAGCAAGCGGCGAGGACTGGCTCCCAACACACCGGGCAAAGCACGTAAG CTGAACACTACCACCATGTCCAATGCTACGGCCAATAGTAGCATTCGGCCTATCTTTGGAGGGACAATCTACCACTCTCCTGTGTCTCGACTTCCTCCTTCTGGCAGCAAG CCAGTTGCTGCTTCCACCTGTTCAGGGAAGAAAACACCCCGTACTGGCAGGCATGGAGCCAACAAGGAGAACCTGGAGCTCAACGGCAGCATCCTGAGTGGTGGGTACCCTGGCTCGGCCCCCCTCCAGCGCAACTTCAGCATTAATTCTGTTGCCAGCACCTATTCTGAGTTTGCG AAGGATCCGTCCCTCTCTGACAGTTCCACTGTTGGGCTTCAG cGAGAACTTTCAAAGGCTTCCAAATCTGATGCTACTTCTGGAATCCTCAATTCAACCAACATCCAGTCCTGA
- the PRC1 gene encoding protein regulator of cytokinesis 1 isoform X6, protein MRRSEVLAEESIVCLQKALNHLREIWELIGIPEDQRLQRTEVVKKHIKELLDMMIAEEESLKERLIKSISVCQKELSTLCSELRVEPFQEFTWNLVTVVHCLIQEEGETTILQLEKDLRTQVELMRKQKKERKQELKLLQEQDQELCEILCMPRYDIDSASVPSLEELNQFRQHVTTLRETKASRREEFVSIKRQIILCMEELDHTPDTSFERDVACEDEDAFCLSLENIATLQKLLRQLEMRKSQNEAVCEGLRAQIRELWDRLQIPEEEREAVATIMSGSKAKVRKALQLEVDRLEELKMQNMKKVIEAIRVELVQYWDQCFYSQEQRQAFAPFYAEDYTENLLQLHDAEIVQLKNYYEVHKELFEGVQKWEETWRLFLEFERKASDPNRFTNRGGNLLKEEKQRAKLQKMLPKLEEELKARIELWEQEHSKAFMVNGQKFMEYVAEQWEMHRLEKERAKQERQLKNKKQTETEMLYGSAPRTPSKRRGLAPNTPGKARKLNTTTMSNATANSSIRPIFGGTIYHSPVSRLPPSGSKPVAASTCSGKKTPRTGRHGANKENLELNGSILSGGYPGSAPLQRNFSINSVASTYSEFARELSKASKSDATSGILNSTNIQS, encoded by the exons ATGAGGAGAAG TGAGGTGCTGGCGGAGGAGTCCATAGTATGTCTGCAGAAAGCCCTAAATCACCTTCGAGAAATATGGGAGCTAATTGGGATTCCAGAGGACCAGCGGTTACAAAGAACTGAGGTGGTAAAGAAGCATATCAAG GAACTCCTGGATATGATGATTGCTGAAGAGGAAAGCCTGAAGGAAAGACTCATCAAAAGCATATCCGTCTGTCAAAAAGAGCTGAGCACGCTGTGCAGCGAGTTACGTGTTGAGCCATTTCAG GAATTCACTTGGAATCTTGTAACAGTGGTACATTGTCTTATTCAGGAAGAAGGAGAGACAACCATCTTGCAACTAGAAAAAGATTTGCGCACCCAGGTGGAATTGATGcgaaaacagaaaaaggagagaaaacaggaacTGAAGCTACTTCAAGAGCAAGATCAAGAACTGTGTGAAATTCTTTGTATGCCCCGCTACGATATTGACAGTGCCTCAGTGCCCAGCTTAGAGGAGCTGAACCAGTTCAGGCAACATGTGACAACTTTGAGGGAAACAAAG GCTTCTAGGCGTGAGGAGTTTGTCAGTATAAAGAGACAGATCATACTGTGTATGGAAGAATTAGACCACACCCCAGACACAAGCTTTGAAAGAGATGTGGCGTGTGAAGACGAAGATGCCTTTTGTTTGTCTTTGGAGAATATTGCAACACTACAAAAGTTGCTACGGCAG CTGGAAATGCGGAAATCACAAAATGAAGCAGTGTGTGAGGGGCTGCGTGCTCAAATCCGAGAGCTCTGGGACAGGTTGCAAATAcctgaagaagaaagagaagctgTGGCCACCATTATGTCTGGGTCAAAGGCCAAGGTCCGGAAAGCG ctgCAATTAGAAGTGGATCGGTTGGAAgaactgaaaatgcaaaacatgAAGAAAGTGATTGAGGCAATTCGAGTGGAGCTGGTTCAGTACTGGGACCAGTGCTTTTATAGCCAGGAGCAGAGACAAGCTTTTGCCCCTTTCTATGCTG AGGACTACACAGAAAATCTGCTCCAGCTCCACGATGCTGAGATTGTGCAGTTAAAAAACTACTATGAAGTTCACAAGGAACTCTTCGAAGGTGTCCAGAAGTGGGAAGAAACCTGGAGGCTTTTCTTAGAGTTTGAG AGGAAAGCTTCAGATCCGAATCGATTTACAAACCGAGGAGGAAAtcttctaaaagaagaaaaacaacgaGCCAAGCTCCAGAAAATGCTTCCTAAG CTGGAAGAAGAGTTGAAGGCACGAATTGAACTGTGGGAACAGGAACATTCAAAGGCATTTATGGTGAATGGGCAGAAATTCATGGAGTATGTGGCAGAACAATGGGAGATGCATCGATTGGAGAAAGAGAGAGCCAAGCAGGAAAGA CAACTcaagaacaaaaaacagacagagacagagatgctCTATGGCAGCGCTCCTCGAACACCGAGCAAGCGGCGAGGACTGGCTCCCAACACACCGGGCAAAGCACGTAAG CTGAACACTACCACCATGTCCAATGCTACGGCCAATAGTAGCATTCGGCCTATCTTTGGAGGGACAATCTACCACTCTCCTGTGTCTCGACTTCCTCCTTCTGGCAGCAAG CCAGTTGCTGCTTCCACCTGTTCAGGGAAGAAAACACCCCGTACTGGCAGGCATGGAGCCAACAAGGAGAACCTGGAGCTCAACGGCAGCATCCTGAGTGGTGGGTACCCTGGCTCGGCCCCCCTCCAGCGCAACTTCAGCATTAATTCTGTTGCCAGCACCTATTCTGAGTTTGCG cGAGAACTTTCAAAGGCTTCCAAATCTGATGCTACTTCTGGAATCCTCAATTCAACCAACATCCAGTCCTGA
- the PRC1 gene encoding protein regulator of cytokinesis 1 isoform X11, producing MRRSEVLAEESIVCLQKALNHLREIWELIGIPEDQRLQRTEVVKKHIKELLDMMIAEEESLKERLIKSISVCQKELSTLCSELRVEPFQEFTWNLVTVVHCLIQEEGETTILQLEKDLRTQVELMRKQKKERKQELKLLQEQDQELCEILCMPRYDIDSASVPSLEELNQFRQHVTTLRETKASRREEFVSIKRQIILCMEELDHTPDTSFERDVACEDEDAFCLSLENIATLQKLLRQLEMRKSQNEAVCEGLRAQIRELWDRLQIPEEEREAVATIMSGSKAKVRKALQLEVDRLEELKMQNMKKVIEAIRVELVQYWDQCFYSQEQRQAFAPFYAEDYTENLLQLHDAEIVQLKNYYEVHKELFEGVQKWEETWRLFLEFERKASDPNRFTNRGGNLLKEEKQRAKLQKMLPKLEEELKARIELWEQEHSKAFMVNGQKFMEYVAEQWEMHRLEKERAKQERQLKNKKQTETEMLYGSAPRTPSKRRGLAPNTPGKARKLNTTTMSNATANSSIRPIFGGTIYHSPVSRLPPSGSKPVAASTCSGKKTPRTGRHGANKENLELNGSILSGQPSS from the exons ATGAGGAGAAG TGAGGTGCTGGCGGAGGAGTCCATAGTATGTCTGCAGAAAGCCCTAAATCACCTTCGAGAAATATGGGAGCTAATTGGGATTCCAGAGGACCAGCGGTTACAAAGAACTGAGGTGGTAAAGAAGCATATCAAG GAACTCCTGGATATGATGATTGCTGAAGAGGAAAGCCTGAAGGAAAGACTCATCAAAAGCATATCCGTCTGTCAAAAAGAGCTGAGCACGCTGTGCAGCGAGTTACGTGTTGAGCCATTTCAG GAATTCACTTGGAATCTTGTAACAGTGGTACATTGTCTTATTCAGGAAGAAGGAGAGACAACCATCTTGCAACTAGAAAAAGATTTGCGCACCCAGGTGGAATTGATGcgaaaacagaaaaaggagagaaaacaggaacTGAAGCTACTTCAAGAGCAAGATCAAGAACTGTGTGAAATTCTTTGTATGCCCCGCTACGATATTGACAGTGCCTCAGTGCCCAGCTTAGAGGAGCTGAACCAGTTCAGGCAACATGTGACAACTTTGAGGGAAACAAAG GCTTCTAGGCGTGAGGAGTTTGTCAGTATAAAGAGACAGATCATACTGTGTATGGAAGAATTAGACCACACCCCAGACACAAGCTTTGAAAGAGATGTGGCGTGTGAAGACGAAGATGCCTTTTGTTTGTCTTTGGAGAATATTGCAACACTACAAAAGTTGCTACGGCAG CTGGAAATGCGGAAATCACAAAATGAAGCAGTGTGTGAGGGGCTGCGTGCTCAAATCCGAGAGCTCTGGGACAGGTTGCAAATAcctgaagaagaaagagaagctgTGGCCACCATTATGTCTGGGTCAAAGGCCAAGGTCCGGAAAGCG ctgCAATTAGAAGTGGATCGGTTGGAAgaactgaaaatgcaaaacatgAAGAAAGTGATTGAGGCAATTCGAGTGGAGCTGGTTCAGTACTGGGACCAGTGCTTTTATAGCCAGGAGCAGAGACAAGCTTTTGCCCCTTTCTATGCTG AGGACTACACAGAAAATCTGCTCCAGCTCCACGATGCTGAGATTGTGCAGTTAAAAAACTACTATGAAGTTCACAAGGAACTCTTCGAAGGTGTCCAGAAGTGGGAAGAAACCTGGAGGCTTTTCTTAGAGTTTGAG AGGAAAGCTTCAGATCCGAATCGATTTACAAACCGAGGAGGAAAtcttctaaaagaagaaaaacaacgaGCCAAGCTCCAGAAAATGCTTCCTAAG CTGGAAGAAGAGTTGAAGGCACGAATTGAACTGTGGGAACAGGAACATTCAAAGGCATTTATGGTGAATGGGCAGAAATTCATGGAGTATGTGGCAGAACAATGGGAGATGCATCGATTGGAGAAAGAGAGAGCCAAGCAGGAAAGA CAACTcaagaacaaaaaacagacagagacagagatgctCTATGGCAGCGCTCCTCGAACACCGAGCAAGCGGCGAGGACTGGCTCCCAACACACCGGGCAAAGCACGTAAG CTGAACACTACCACCATGTCCAATGCTACGGCCAATAGTAGCATTCGGCCTATCTTTGGAGGGACAATCTACCACTCTCCTGTGTCTCGACTTCCTCCTTCTGGCAGCAAG CCAGTTGCTGCTTCCACCTGTTCAGGGAAGAAAACACCCCGTACTGGCAGGCATGGAGCCAACAAGGAGAACCTGGAGCTCAACGGCAGCATCCTGAGTG GACAGCCTTCCTCCTGA
- the PRC1 gene encoding protein regulator of cytokinesis 1 isoform X9: MRRSEVLAEESIVCLQKALNHLREIWELIGIPEDQRLQRTEVVKKHIKELLDMMIAEEESLKERLIKSISVCQKELSTLCSELRVEPFQEFTWNLVTVVHCLIQEEGETTILQLEKDLRTQVELMRKQKKERKQELKLLQEQDQELCEILCMPRYDIDSASVPSLEELNQFRQHVTTLRETKASRREEFVSIKRQIILCMEELDHTPDTSFERDVACEDEDAFCLSLENIATLQKLLRQLEMRKSQNEAVCEGLRAQIRELWDRLQIPEEEREAVATIMSGSKAKVRKALQLEVDRLEELKMQNMKKVIEAIRVELVQYWDQCFYSQEQRQAFAPFYAEDYTENLLQLHDAEIVQLKNYYEVHKELFEGVQKWEETWRLFLEFERKASDPNRFTNRGGNLLKEEKQRAKLQKMLPKLEEELKARIELWEQEHSKAFMVNGQKFMEYVAEQWEMHRLEKERAKQERQLKNKKQTETEMLYGSAPRTPSKRRGLAPNTPGKARKLNTTTMSNATANSSIRPIFGGTIYHSPVSRLPPSGSKPVAASTCSGKKTPRTGRHGANKENLELNGSILSARTFKGFQI, translated from the exons ATGAGGAGAAG TGAGGTGCTGGCGGAGGAGTCCATAGTATGTCTGCAGAAAGCCCTAAATCACCTTCGAGAAATATGGGAGCTAATTGGGATTCCAGAGGACCAGCGGTTACAAAGAACTGAGGTGGTAAAGAAGCATATCAAG GAACTCCTGGATATGATGATTGCTGAAGAGGAAAGCCTGAAGGAAAGACTCATCAAAAGCATATCCGTCTGTCAAAAAGAGCTGAGCACGCTGTGCAGCGAGTTACGTGTTGAGCCATTTCAG GAATTCACTTGGAATCTTGTAACAGTGGTACATTGTCTTATTCAGGAAGAAGGAGAGACAACCATCTTGCAACTAGAAAAAGATTTGCGCACCCAGGTGGAATTGATGcgaaaacagaaaaaggagagaaaacaggaacTGAAGCTACTTCAAGAGCAAGATCAAGAACTGTGTGAAATTCTTTGTATGCCCCGCTACGATATTGACAGTGCCTCAGTGCCCAGCTTAGAGGAGCTGAACCAGTTCAGGCAACATGTGACAACTTTGAGGGAAACAAAG GCTTCTAGGCGTGAGGAGTTTGTCAGTATAAAGAGACAGATCATACTGTGTATGGAAGAATTAGACCACACCCCAGACACAAGCTTTGAAAGAGATGTGGCGTGTGAAGACGAAGATGCCTTTTGTTTGTCTTTGGAGAATATTGCAACACTACAAAAGTTGCTACGGCAG CTGGAAATGCGGAAATCACAAAATGAAGCAGTGTGTGAGGGGCTGCGTGCTCAAATCCGAGAGCTCTGGGACAGGTTGCAAATAcctgaagaagaaagagaagctgTGGCCACCATTATGTCTGGGTCAAAGGCCAAGGTCCGGAAAGCG ctgCAATTAGAAGTGGATCGGTTGGAAgaactgaaaatgcaaaacatgAAGAAAGTGATTGAGGCAATTCGAGTGGAGCTGGTTCAGTACTGGGACCAGTGCTTTTATAGCCAGGAGCAGAGACAAGCTTTTGCCCCTTTCTATGCTG AGGACTACACAGAAAATCTGCTCCAGCTCCACGATGCTGAGATTGTGCAGTTAAAAAACTACTATGAAGTTCACAAGGAACTCTTCGAAGGTGTCCAGAAGTGGGAAGAAACCTGGAGGCTTTTCTTAGAGTTTGAG AGGAAAGCTTCAGATCCGAATCGATTTACAAACCGAGGAGGAAAtcttctaaaagaagaaaaacaacgaGCCAAGCTCCAGAAAATGCTTCCTAAG CTGGAAGAAGAGTTGAAGGCACGAATTGAACTGTGGGAACAGGAACATTCAAAGGCATTTATGGTGAATGGGCAGAAATTCATGGAGTATGTGGCAGAACAATGGGAGATGCATCGATTGGAGAAAGAGAGAGCCAAGCAGGAAAGA CAACTcaagaacaaaaaacagacagagacagagatgctCTATGGCAGCGCTCCTCGAACACCGAGCAAGCGGCGAGGACTGGCTCCCAACACACCGGGCAAAGCACGTAAG CTGAACACTACCACCATGTCCAATGCTACGGCCAATAGTAGCATTCGGCCTATCTTTGGAGGGACAATCTACCACTCTCCTGTGTCTCGACTTCCTCCTTCTGGCAGCAAG CCAGTTGCTGCTTCCACCTGTTCAGGGAAGAAAACACCCCGTACTGGCAGGCATGGAGCCAACAAGGAGAACCTGGAGCTCAACGGCAGCATCCTGAGTG cGAGAACTTTCAAAGGCTTCCAAATCTGA